From Dendropsophus ebraccatus isolate aDenEbr1 chromosome 2, aDenEbr1.pat, whole genome shotgun sequence, a single genomic window includes:
- the LOC138784880 gene encoding retinoic acid receptor responder protein 2-like translates to MKTAAITWGILSALLVLSTEGEDITDNFSETQRKALDLTMEHFHKKDHVKSRFKVSDVLSATEIDYSSGVFVNLEFVLKQTNCRKSNWSKTDCETLKTGRTINCFSCHKFSYNSNKILSELVECVKADHVDQKRSESRKKFCKQVELKTGPEKPGSFGFLTSD, encoded by the exons ATGAAGACGGCGGCCATAACATGGGGGATCCTGTCTGCTCTCCTAGTGCTCAGCACGGAGGGAGAAGACATCACAGATAACTTTTCAGAGACCCAGAGGAAGGCCCTAGACCTGACCATGGAACATTTCCACAAGAAAGATCACGtcaagagtcgctttaaggtgtcTGACGTCCTCAGTGCTACTGAAATT GACTACAGCTCTGGTGTATTTGTGAATTTAGAGTTTGTGTTGAAACAAACAAATTGCCGTAAAAGTAACTGGAGTAAGACAGACTGTGAAACGTTGAAGACTGGG AGGACAATTAACTGCTTCTCCTGCCACAAGTTTTCTTATAATTCCAATAAGATCCTGTCTGAGCTGGTGGAGTGTGTTAAAGCAGATCATGTGGACCAG AAGAGAAGTGAGAGTAGAAAGAAGTTCTGCAAGCAGGTGGAGCTGAAGACGGGACCTGAGAAACCGGGGAGCTTTGGTTTCCTGACCTCCGATTGA
- the LOC138783907 gene encoding uncharacterized protein encodes MAASGKPEGNNSHGSQVEDNARILWLKLNPDLSNDNEYAGPPAIYKMLLNYDQKSKKWQPRNGDPEKNNKVIMMIGATGSGKTTMVNALVNYIFGIQWKYNCRIQLVREDPVMVQETQQRSKIMVYQINHLPKFCIPHSLTIIDTPGLPESVGETPQRAEVQQIRALFYNSTLDHIDAICFVTQSSMTGLSPNQKYMFDSLLKIFGPNVKENIVTFLASAFNDQRPPELAAMINANVPCAKDKNGCPIHFTFNNGVLYADNSSDADLATEQQWSSGMDDINNFFNFLSRTSRKNIYLQKDELMKSNAPEITVEALVHRIEEVISMQHELEQTERTLRQHQVEIEKDEYLEFDVISPVKEKISTDKHCTNCRECRSTCHQDCLVAYDLVVYLCEVFYFNASCRVCRHGSSKHFSEKALWQNLVVNKKISYRSIKMKYRRDDQEELTYQMVIERVKAETEKLRNDGCELILRATDHIKQYTSIRSPEKFVELLVESEERTRKCGFQERIKILENAIIQIKRR; translated from the exons ATGGCAGCCAGCGGGAAGCCCGAAG GTAATAATTCTCATGGGTCTCAGGTAGAAGATAATGCAAGAATTTTGTGGCTTAAACTAAACCCTGACCTGTCCAATGACAATGAATACGCCGGACCCCCGGCCATTTACAAGATGCTCTTAAACTACGATCAAAAAAGCAAGAAATGGCAGCCGAGGAATGGAGATCCAGAGAAAAATAACAAGGTCATAATGATGATCGGTGCAACCGGATCTGGCAAAACCACCATGGTCAATGCCCTGGTCAACTACATTTTTGGGATTCAGTGGAAATATAACTGCAGGATCCAACTAGTTAGAGAAGACCCAGTGATGGTCCAGGAAACCCAACAAAGATCAAAGATCATGGTTTACCAGATCAACCATCTACCAAAGTTCTGTATCCCGCACTCCTTAACCATCATTGATACTCCTGGACTTCCGGAAAGCGTAGGTGAGACTCCTCAGAGGGCAGAAGTACAGCAGATCCGGGCATTGTTTTATAACTCCACACTGGACCACATTGATGCAATCTGTTTTGTGACCCAATCATCGATGACCGGTTTATCTCCAAATCAGAAATACATGTTTGATTCCCTCTTGAAAATATTTGGTCCGAATGTAAAAGAAAATATAGTGACCTTCCTGGCTTCAGCTTTCAATGATCAACGACCGCCAGAGCTGGCGGCAATGATTAATGCCAACGTCCCATGTGCAAAAGACAAAAATGGCTGCCCCATCCACTTCACCTTCAATAATGGAGTCCTATATGCAGATAATTCCTCTGATGCCGATTTGGCTACTGAGCAGCAGTGGAGTTCAGGAATGGACGATATcaataattttttcaattttttgtcCAGAACCTcaagaaaaaatatttatttacaaaAGGATGAACTCATGAAGAGCAACGCCCCCGAAATCACAGTGGAAGCGCTTGTCCATAGGATCGAAGAAGTGATCTCCATGCAGCACGAGCTGGAGCAAACTGAAAGAACTCTTAGACAACACCAGGTGGAAATCGAGAAGGATGAATATTTAGAATTTGATGTCATCTCTCCGGTCAAGGAGAAGATCAGTACAGACAAGCACTGCACAAACTGCCGGGAGTGCCGCTCCACCTGTCACCAGGACTGCTTGGTGGCCTATGACCTTGTTGTCTATTTGTGTGAAGTCTTTTATTTCAATGCCTCATGTCGGGTCTGTAGGCACGGGTCCAGTAAGCACTTCTCCGAGAAGGCTCTATGGCAAAACTTGGTGGTCAACAAGAAAATCTCCTATAGGAGCATAAAGATGAAGTATAGAAGAGACGACCAAGAGGAGCTGACCTATCAAATGGTTATAGAGAGGGTGAAGGCCGAGACGGAGAAGCTGAGAAATGATGGCTGTGAGCTGATCCTGAGGGCAACAGATCACATAAAGCAGTATACCTCCATAAGGTCTCCGGAAAAATTTGTCGAACTGCTCGTTGAGTCTGAGGAGCGCACAAGAAAATGCGGGTTTCAAGAGAGAATTAAGATTCTGGAAAATGCCATAATTCAGATTAAAAGAAGATAG
- the LOC138783908 gene encoding leucine-rich repeat-containing protein 61-like has protein sequence MESRSSKDQNAEHARITPEMLKSRTGEFDLESILFLKLRGVGLQELGCIGECLNLERLDLSNNHITHLASLSSLKQMVALNLSCNRISSLEPLASCDNLQTLNVAGNLLCSIENLQCLKGLRRLESIRLRDPVYNLSNPLCANGSYRHAVLDTIPSLRVIDGERVTGSGSDLYQICKDIDNSLKKFIGSGAVEVSGAVKPWVEEGYWDLKPTQSAIIDETYKQFSDILLECKELSKRADETIAQAERTLNVRNDTNSYVF, from the coding sequence ATGGAATCGAGGAGCAGCAAGGATCAGAATGCGGAGCACGCCCGGATCACCCCTGAGATGCTGAAGTCCAGGACCGGGGAGTTTGACCTGGAGTCCATCCTGTTCCTGAAGCTGCGGGGTGTTGGTCTGCAGGAGCTGGGCTGTATAGGAGAATGTCTGAACCTGGAGAGGTTAGACCTGTCCAACAACCACATCACCCACCTGGCCTCGCTCTCCTCCCTCAAGCAGATGGTGGCCCTAAATCTTTCCTGCAACCGGATCTCCTCCTTGGAGCCTCTGGCCTCCTGCGACAACCTGCAGACCCTCAACGTGGCCGGGAACCTGCTGTGCAGTATTGAGAACCTACAGTGTCTGAAGGGGCTCCGGAGACTGGAGAGCATCCGCCTACGAGACCCTGTGTATAACCTGAGCAACCCCCTGTGTGCCAACGGGTCTTACCGACACGCTGTGCTTGACACCATTCCCAGCCTTCGGGTCATCGATGGCGAGAGGGTGACCGGCTCCGGGAGTGACCTGTACCAAATCTGTAAAGACATTGATAACTCCTTAAAGAAGTTCATTGGCAGTGGGGCTGTGGAGGTCTCCGGGGCTGTCAAACCTTGGGTGGAGGAAGGGTATTGGGACCTGAAGCCCACACAGAGCGCCATCATCGACGAGACCTACAAGCAATTCAGCGATATTCTACTAGAGTGTAAGGAGCTGAGCAAGAGGGCAGACGAGACCATCGCCCAGGCTGAGCGGACGCTCAACGTACGGAACGACACTAACTCTTACGTCTTCTGA
- the LOC138783906 gene encoding zinc finger BED domain-containing protein 6-like, which yields MESRRSKDQNAEHTRITPEMLKSRTGEIDLESILSLKLRGVGLQELGCIGECLNLERLDLSNNHITHLDPLSSLKQMVALNLSCNWISSLEPLASCDNLQTLNVAGNLLCSIENLQCLKGLRRLESIRLRDPVSNLSNPLCANGSYRHAVLDAIPSLQVIDGETVTGSGSDLYQVCNDVDNSLTKCNGSGAVEVSGAVIPSGPATVPRSTPSRQAPVQRGRSSLVWHFFEESANDKRIVFCSLCGAKISRGVTTTSLTTTSMLRHMSSKHPTRWNEGRALQSAPAGDTTASFPVLGAGTAVHSPAQDAGMFASNPSPAPDAGLACAPLPAGSSTMSSNVSLRSVQLSVPQVFERKRKYAATHPHAQVLNVKIAKLLTQEMLPYGLVETEAFRSLMETAVPRYSVPSRHYFSRCAIPALHQNVTHNITRALTNAVTGKVHLTTDTWTSGQRRYISLTAHWVNIVEDGTESYPGSPHILPTPRTAGPTSVRASPTYYATSSNPSSSTSELTSGSTPPSVGSWKRCSTAVGKHQQAVLKLLNLGDKNYTAAELLTDVTKQTNLWLSPMNLQPGMVVSDNGRKLVAALQLGKLPHVPCLAHVFNLVVQRFLKTYPDLPELLVKVRRVCAHLRKSTTNGAIFKTLQQRLHLPAHRLLCDMTTCWNSTFHVLTRVCEQKTAILEYQLQHARRVASQLPHFSNEEWTWMANICEVLRNFEESTQMVSGDAAIISVTIPLLCLLKRSLLNIKADALHGKKEVEEDGTPIDSQNTLISISQHVLDEEEEDDEEEERETIAFTAEDSSHGSCIPSFQRGWPEEEEEGEKMESPSPSEDSEVLPVRSLAHMADFMLDCLSRDPRFIRILANTDYWLFTLLDPRYKENFTSLIPEEERSTRVMQYHQALVEKLIQYFPSDNDSSRGLSCVGQRRRDMRGTGSMSNTGRGVLSKVWDMFMTSPQEYSTIAQPRITRREKFWKMVMEYVADHTIVLRDPSAPFNYWVSKLDTWHELALYALEVLACPAASVLSERVFNTAGGIITEKRTHLAPENDDRLMLIKMNKAWISPDFTSPLVESSVP from the coding sequence ATGGAATCCAGAAGGAGCAAGGATCAGAATGCGGAGCACACCCGGATCACCCCTGAGATGCTGAAGTCCAGGACCGGGGAGATTGACCTGGAGTCCATCCTGTCCCTCAAACTGCGGGGTGTTGGTCTGCAGGAGCTGGGCTGTATAGGAGAATGTCTGAACCTGGAGAGGTTAGATCTGTCCAACAACCACATCACCCACCTGGACCCACTCTCCTCCCTCAAGCAGATGGTGGCTCTAAATCTTTCTTGCAACTGGATCTCTTCCTTGGAGCCCCTGGCCTCCTGCGACAACCTGCAGACCCTCAACGTGGCTGGGAACCTGTTGTGCAGTATTGAGAACCTACAGTGTCTGAAGGGGCTCCGGAGACTGGAGAGCATTCGCCTGCGAGACCCCGTGAGTAACCTGAGCAACCCCCTGTGTGCCAACGGGTCTTACCGACACGCTGTGCTGGACGCCATCCCTAGTCTTCAAGTCATCGATGGTGAGACAGTGACCGGCTCCGGGAGTGACCTATACCAAGTCTGTAATGACGTTGATAACTCCTTAACGAAGTGCAATGGTAGCGGGGCTGTGGAGGTTTCCGGGGCTGTCATACCAAGTGGTCCCGCAACTGTTCCCCGGAGCACCCCTTCACGGCAAGCTCCAGTGCAGAGGGGTAGGTCTTCGTTGGTCTGGCATTTTTTTGAGGAAAGTGCAAATGATAAGCGGATTGTGTTTTGCAGCCTGTGCGGTGCCAAGATAAGCAGAGGAGTCACCACTACCAgcctgaccaccaccagcatgctCCGGCACATGTCATCTAAGCACCCGACTAGATGGAATGAAGGCCGTGCTCTGCAATCAGCACCTGCAGGTGACACCACGGCCTCTTTCCCTGTGTTAGGTGCTGGCACTGCTGTTCATTCCCCAGCCCAGGATGCAGGCATGTTCGCCTCCAACCCTTCACCTGCCCCAGACGCAGGCCTTGCATGCGCCCCTTTGCCTGCAGGGTCATCCACCATGTCCTCAAATGTGTCCCTGCGCAGTGTTCAGCTGTCTGTACCCCAGGTCTTTGAGCGCAAGCGCAAATACGCAGCCACCCACCCACATGCGCAAGTGCTTAACGTGAAGATTGCAAAGCTCTTAACCCAGGAGATGTTGCCCTATGGACTTGTGGAAACTGAGGCATTCCGCAGTCTCATGGAAAcagctgtccctcggtactctgtgcCCAGCCGTCACTATTTTTCCCGCTGCGCCATCCCCGCCTTACACCAAAACGTGACACATAACATCacccgtgccctgaccaacgcggttaCTGGGAAGGTTCACTTAACCACGGACACTTGGACAAGTGGTCAGAGACGCTACATTTCCCTGACGGCACACTGGGTTAACATTGTGGAGGATGGGACTGAGTCGTACCCTGGGTCGCCACACATACTACCGACACCGAGGACTGCAGGCCCTACCTCTGTCAGGGCTTCCCCCACCTATTATGCAACCTCTAGTAACCCTTCTTCCTCCACCTCCGAATTAACATCTGGTAGCACGCCGCCATCAGTCGGTAGCTGGAAGCGCTGCAGCACTGCTGTGGGGAAGCATCAACAGGCTGTGCTGAAACTGCTCAACTTAGGAGACAAAAACTACACTGCCGCAGAGCTGTTGACTGATGTAACAAAGCAGACCAATCTGTGGCTCTCACCGATGAACCTACAACCAGGCATGGTCGTGTCTGATAATGGTCGTAAGCTCGTAGCGGCTCTGCAGCTCGGCAAACTCCCGCATgtgccatgcctggcccacgtgtttaaCTTGGTGGTTCAGCGGTTTCTGAAAACCTACCCTGATTTGCCAGAGTTGCTTGTGAAGGTACGCCGCGTGTGCGCTCATTTGCGGAAGTCAACCACAAATGGTGCCATCTTCAAGACACTGCAGCAGCGCTTGCATTTGCCTGCTCACCGACTGTTGTGTGACATGACCACATGCTGGAACTCAACATTCCACGTGTTGACCAGGGTTTGCGAGCAGAAGACCGCAATATTGGAATACCAGCTGCAACATGCCCGTCGTGTTGCTAGTCAGCTGCCACACTTCAGTAATGAGGAGTGGACATGGATGGCTAACATCTGTGAGGTGTTACGCAATTTTGAGGAGTCAACCCAGATGGTGAGTGGCGATGCCGCTATTATCAGCGTAACCATACCACTGCTGTGTTTGCTGAAACGCTCGCTGCTGAACATTAAGGCCGATGCTTTGCATGGGAAAAAGGAGGTGGAGGAAGATGGTACACCGATTGATAGCCAGAACACCCTCATTTCCATTTCTCAGCACGTATtggatgaggaggaagaggatgatgaggaggaggagcgggagaCCATTGCGTTCACTGCAGAGGATAGTAGCCATGGTAGTTGTATTCCATCTTTTCAGCGCggatggcctgaagaggaggaggagggggagaagatggaAAGTCCTTCTCCTAGTGAGGACAGCGAAGTCTTGCCTGTTCGGagtctggcgcacatggctgacttcatgttaGACTGCCTTTCCCGTGATCCTCGTTTTATACGCATTTTGGCcaacacagattactggctgTTTACCCTTCTTGACCCCCGTTATAAGGAGAACTTCACCTCTCTCATTCCTGAAGAGGAGAGAAGTACTCGAGTCATGCAATATCACCAGGCCCTGGTGGAAAAATTGATACAATACTTCCCATCAGACAACGATAGCAGCAGAGGACTTAGTTGCGTTGGTCAACGAAGAAGGGATATGAGGGGAACAGGCAGCATGTCCAACACAGGCAGGGGAGTACTCTCCAAGGTCTGGGACATGTTTATGACATCCCCCCAGGAGTATTCCACCATTGCGCAGCCTAGGATTACAAGGAGGGAAAAGTTCTGGAAGATGGTGATGGAGTATGTAGCCGACCATACCATCGTCCTCCGTGATCCCTCTGCGCCCTTCAACTATTGGGTGTCTAAGCTGGACACGTGGCATGAACTGGCTCtgtatgccttggaggtgctggcctgccctgcagctagcgtgttgtcagagaggGTGTTTAACACTGCTGGGGGGATCATCACTGAAAAGCGTACCCACCTGGCACCTGAGAATGACGACAGGTTGATGCTTATCAAAATGAATAAAGCCTGGATTTCTCCCGACTTCACTTCTCCACTGGTGGAAAGCAGTGTACCATAA